The window ACTTTGTTGAGGTCATCGCGCTTGATGTCGCCACGTTCCACCAGAATTTCGCCCAGGGGTTTTTCCGGGGGGACTTCGTCGGGGGCGACGGATTCCTCTTCTCCATCGCGGTCCAGCATGCGAATATTCAGTTCGCATTGGTCATCAACGAAGATGAAAATGTCCTGAATGGCATTTTCCCCCTGGTCGGTGGTGAGAAAGATTTCCCAGGAGGTGTAGCATTTTTCCGGATTGATCTCTTCGATTTCGGGAAGGTGTTCGAGGAAGGTGACCACCTTGGTCTCACCGAGCTGGCGGATTTCATCGAGCAGCAGGAGAGGATTGGTCCCGTTTTCGAAAATTTCAGGTTTGGGGCGGAAGCGGATGCGGTAGGTATGGACACTTCCTTCTTCCGAGGCCGGGGCGGAATCTTTTGTGGTTTGGGCGGCATCGGCTGCCTGGGCAGGGGCGGCACCCGGAAGCAGGCCTTTCAGGCCGGCGATGATGCGACTGGCGTTGTTCTGGTCTGGTTCTTCACCACCGGCGGCGGCATCCAGCATGGCCCGAATCTGGTCGCGGGCGGCCAGCGTCAGGTCAATCAATCCTTTGGTGATCGGGATGGTGCCGTTGCGGGCCAGGTCGAAGACGGTTTCCACGTTGTGGGTGAATTCGGCGACCGCATCGAACCCGAACATGGCTCCAGAGCCTTTGATTGTGTGCATGGCTCGGAAGACGCGACCGATGAGATCCTGATCTTTCGGGGACTCCTCCAGTTCGAGGAGGGAATCTTCCAGTTCGGCCAGCAGTTCGTATGCCTCTTCCGTGAACGCACTGGTATCGATTTCCACGGCCATGGTGGTTTCCCCCGTTCCTGCTGATTAGCCTAAAACTTTTTTGATGACCTGCAGCAACTGTGCCGGTTTGAAGGGTTTGACGATCCAGCCGGTGGCACCGGCGTCTTTGCCTTCCGATTTTTTGTTTGCCTGGGACTCGGTGGTCAGCATGACGATGGGGGTGAACTTGAACGCCGGCAGGGCGCGCAGTTCTTTGATCAGCGTGATGCCGTCCATATTGGGCATGTTCAGATCGGTGATGACCATATCGACCGGATTGGCCTTCAATTTATTCAGGGCATCCTTTCCGTCCACACCTTCGACGACGTTGTAGCCTTCGCCTTTCAGTGTCAATGTGACCATTTGCCGGACGCTGGACGAGTCGTCAACGGTCATGATGGTTTTGGCCATTAATTCCCTCCCCTCCAGAGTCCACTGGGGTCATCCTGTTCAATACAACGATCAAATCCAGACGTTCTGATAGCTTCCTTGAATGTATCCGGCACCGGGCTGACGAGGGCCAGGGTTTTTTTTCTTTCAAGGATTGACCGGTGTGCCGAGCATAAAAGCTGGATTCCTGCCAGATCGACGCGATCCACGTCCTTGAAATTGAGATTCAGGTGCATGGTCTGAACGATGGCGTCATGCAGAGCTTCCTTCAATTCCTGTGCATGCTGGATCGTCAAGTCACCGGACAGGGTCAAGGTCCCGGTTCCGGAATCTTCGACGGTCAGTGTATACATTTTCCGTTCTCCAAATGGAAGGAATATGCCGTTTTTTTTGCTCCTTACTCGTCTCTGTAACGCAGAATGATGACCGCTTATGGGTCATGAAAGCAAGGCAAAAAAGTCAATCCTGATTCATTTGAACTGTTTTGCTTGAATTTTAGCCAGAGGAGGGACGCGGGAAGATGAAAAGGAGGAATGGGGGCCGGGTTGCCATGCTGGGCATGGCAGGGCGCATTCGGTCATCATCGTGTTGCCGGTGCGGTGAGAATATTCAACATGAGCCGGGTAGCATGGGCTGGATCCTGTGTCTGAAGAACACCGCGTATGGTTGCCACGCCTGCGGCACCGGTGGTCATGGCCTGGGCGATGTTGTCCGGGGTGATGCCGCCCAGGGCAATGACCGGGCCGGGGATGGCCTGGACCATTTGGGTGAAATGCGGCAGACCCAGAGGAATGGCTCCGGGATGAGAGCAGGTGGCAAAGAGGGGTGAGAGGGTGACATGGTTGGCCCCATCGGCCAGCGCCTGACAGGCCTCGGTCACGGTGTGGCAGGAGCGTCCCAAAAGAGGCGTGTTGCCCAGGATGCGACGGGCCACCCGGGTTGGCAGACCTGTGGCCGGCAGATGCACACCATCGGCGTTCACAGCCAGGGCAATATCGACCCGGTCATGGATCAATAAATGACTGGGGGGAGTGACAAGAGTTCGCATGGTGACGGCCATGGCATGCAACTCCCGGCTGCTCCAGCCCGGCAAACGGACCAGAATGTGACAGGCTCCCCCCCGCAGGGCATGCTCCAGGCGTTTGAGCAGTTCGTCTTTTCCATCGCTGCCAACAGGTTCCGTGATCAGGAGCAGACGGGGCAGGGGGGGAGGACAAAAAGGGTTCATGGCACTCCGACAGGCTGTGCGATCATGGCACTCCGATCCATTTATGGGTCTGAAGAGAGAGTCGCAGGTGTGCCCCGGCTTCCAGGACCAGGCGATAACAGAGTGCCACGGCCTCAGGGTCCGGAATGCCATCCCTGGAACGGGGTTGCACCCAGACCTGGGGGTGTCGGCTGGCTTGCTGAAGAATTTCCCGAATCCAGGCCGGATCCGGATTGGCTCCCACCACGTACTTGATTTCATTGGCGCGGGTAAACCACTCGGCGGACAGAGGGGTTTTCGGGGAGAGGGTGAGCCAGTCCACGCCGTCCGGAGGGGGACCGCCCACGCCGCTGGTCTCCATGGCGATCCAGAGACCGGACTCCTTGAGGGAGGCGATCAGTTCATGCAACCCAGGGGCCGACAAAGGTTCCCCTCCCGTCAGCAGGACGTGGGGTATTCCAGGGGCCAACTCTTGTCGAGCGGCCTGAATGTCCGCTGTGGTCAGCAAGCGGATGGCCTGGGGATCCCGGTGCAGGGGTTCGTCACACCAGGTGCAGTGCAGTGGACAGCCTGAAAAGCGAATGAAAAACATCGCCCGCCCGCTCCAACCAGCCTCGCCCTGCACCGAGGCAAACAAATCACAGATGGCATGGCGGATCATGCTTCAAGTCCAGATGGCATCCTCACGGGTGGCCTCGGCCCAGGATTCGGTTGATTCCCAGACCCGTACCGCCAGCATGCGGGCCTCGCCCAGTTCCGGACGCCCTTCCAGGAAACGCAGACACCATCCCATGATCCAGGCCGCCAGATATTCGGACGATGTGTAAGGAAGATCCGGAATGCTGTCGTTCAGATTGCGGTGATCGAGGTACGGATCGATCAGCTCCTGCTGCACGATCCGGCGCAACACGCCGAAATCGGTCACAAAGCCCGACTGGGCATTGCCCTTTTCGGGGAGACGTGGTGTGCCCGACAGGACCACTTCCAGGCCATACGAATGGCCATGGAGACGGTGACACTTGCCGTCGTGGTGCCCAAGAGCATGGGCGGCATCGAAATGGAAGCGACGCGCAATCCTCATGAAAAAATGCTGCCATGCTTCAATCACGGCGTCAATGCCTGTAACAGTGAGGGCAGGTGGAACCTTTTCCTGTGACTTTCCTCACCATCATCGGAACACATTTAATTCAGGAGACATCCAGAATACATGTTGCTTAAATAAAAAATTTGCTATCCTCCACTGAATCGACAAGGGAGCGTACCATGACACCACGATGTCACGGATGATCTTCCGGGTGCATATTGAACCCCAATTGGAAATGTTCGAACGGAAACGTTCCGGATGTGACGAGCCTGTATCATTCATGAATATTTTCAACGGTGTCTTGTCCCTATTGAAAACCTGGATATGTGTTGTCGTCGGGTCAAGGATGTCTGGAAGGAAAGCAAGATTATCCAGGGTATATTTTAATTAATTTTTCATTCAAAAATAGTTATATGCAATTTTAGAGGCAAGAGTTTC of the Magnetococcales bacterium genome contains:
- a CDS encoding 7-carboxy-7-deazaguanine synthase QueE, producing the protein MIRHAICDLFASVQGEAGWSGRAMFFIRFSGCPLHCTWCDEPLHRDPQAIRLLTTADIQAARQELAPGIPHVLLTGGEPLSAPGLHELIASLKESGLWIAMETSGVGGPPPDGVDWLTLSPKTPLSAEWFTRANEIKYVVGANPDPAWIREILQQASRHPQVWVQPRSRDGIPDPEAVALCYRLVLEAGAHLRLSLQTHKWIGVP
- a CDS encoding 6-carboxytetrahydropterin synthase, with amino-acid sequence MRIARRFHFDAAHALGHHDGKCHRLHGHSYGLEVVLSGTPRLPEKGNAQSGFVTDFGVLRRIVQQELIDPYLDHRNLNDSIPDLPYTSSEYLAAWIMGWCLRFLEGRPELGEARMLAVRVWESTESWAEATREDAIWT
- a CDS encoding response regulator — protein: MAKTIMTVDDSSSVRQMVTLTLKGEGYNVVEGVDGKDALNKLKANPVDMVITDLNMPNMDGITLIKELRALPAFKFTPIVMLTTESQANKKSEGKDAGATGWIVKPFKPAQLLQVIKKVLG
- a CDS encoding STAS domain-containing protein, which encodes MYTLTVEDSGTGTLTLSGDLTIQHAQELKEALHDAIVQTMHLNLNFKDVDRVDLAGIQLLCSAHRSILERKKTLALVSPVPDTFKEAIRTSGFDRCIEQDDPSGLWRGGN
- a CDS encoding thiamine phosphate synthase produces the protein MNPFCPPPLPRLLLITEPVGSDGKDELLKRLEHALRGGACHILVRLPGWSSRELHAMAVTMRTLVTPPSHLLIHDRVDIALAVNADGVHLPATGLPTRVARRILGNTPLLGRSCHTVTEACQALADGANHVTLSPLFATCSHPGAIPLGLPHFTQMVQAIPGPVIALGGITPDNIAQAMTTGAAGVATIRGVLQTQDPAHATRLMLNILTAPATR